The following coding sequences are from one Delphinus delphis chromosome 19, mDelDel1.2, whole genome shotgun sequence window:
- the NUFIP2 gene encoding FMR1-interacting protein NUFIP2: MEEKPSQPQPQHHHSHHHPHHHPQQQQQQQSHHHHHYYFYNHSHNHHHHHHHQQPHQYLQHGAEGSPKAQPKPLKHEQKHALQQHQETPKKKTGYGELNGNAGEREISLKNLGSDEATNPISRVLNGNQQVVDTNLKQTVKSSTFGKAGIKTRNFIQKNSMDKKNGKSYENKSGENQSVDKTDTVAIPNGVVTNNSGYIANGYMGKGADNDGSGSESGYTTPKKRKARRNSAKGCENLNLVQDKIMQQETNVPTLKQGLETFKPDYSEQKGNRVDGSKPIWKYETGPGGPSRGKPAVGDMLRKSSDIKPGVSSKKFDDRPKGKHTSAVASKEDSWTLFKPPPVFPVDNSSAKIVPKISYASKVKENLNKTVQNSSVSPSSSSSSSSSTGETQTQSSSRLSQVPMSALKSVTSASFSNGPVLAGTDASVYSPGGQPLLTTAANTLTPISSGTDSVLQDMSLTSAAVEQIKSSLFIYPSNMQTVLLSTAQVDLPSQTDQQNLGDIFQNQWGLSFINEPSAGPETVIGKSSDHKVMEVTFQGEYPATLVSQGAEIIPSGTEHPVFPKAYELEKRTSPQVLGSILKSGTTSESGALSLEPSHIGDLQKADTSSQGALVFLSKDYEIENQNPLASPTNTLLGSAKEQKYQRGLERNDSWGSFDLRAAIVYHTKEMESVWNLQKQDPKRIITYNEAMDSPDQ, from the exons ATGGAGGAGAAGCCCAGCCAGCCACAGCCTCAGCACCATCACAGCCACCACCATCCGCACCATCACccccagcagcaacagcagcagcagtcgcaccaccaccaccattattaTTTCTACAACCACAGCCacaaccaccatcaccaccaccatcaccagcaGCCTCACCAATACCTGCAGCATGGAGCCGAGGGCAGCCCCAAGGCCCAGCCAAAGCCGCTGAAACATGAGCAGAAACACGCCCTCCAGCAGCACCAGGAAACGCCGAAGAAGAAAACAG GCTATGGTGAACTAAATGGTAATgctggagaaagagaaatatctttAAAGAACCTGGGTTCTGATGAAGCCACCAACCCTATTTCCAGGGTCCTCAATGGCAACCAACAAGTTGTAGACACTAATCTGAAGCAGACTGTAAAGTCCAGCACCTTTGGGAAAGCAGGAATTAAAACCAGGAATTTCATTCAGAAAAACAGTATGGACAAAAAGAATGGGAAGTCTTATGAAAATAAATCCGGAGAGAACCAATCTGTAGACAAGACTGATACCGTAGCAATTCCAAATGGTGTTGTAACAAATAATTCTGGCTATATTGCTAATGGTTATATGGGCAAAGGAGCAGATAATGATGGTAGTGGATCTGAGAGCGGATATACCACTCCTAAAAAAAGGAAAGCTAGGCGCAATAGTGCCAAGGGTTGTGAAAACCTTAATTTAGTGCAGGACAAAATAATGCAACAAGAGACCAATGTCCCAACCTTAAAACAGGGACTTGAAACTTTCAAGCCTGACTACAGTGAACAAAAGGGAAATCGAGTAGATGGTTCAAAGCCCATTTGGAAGTATGAAACTGGGCCTGGAGGACCAAGTCGAGGAAAACCTGCTGTGGGTGATATGCTGAGGAAAAGCTCTGATATTAAGCCTGGTGTGAGCAGCAAAAAGTTTGATGATCGGCCCAAAGGAAAGCATACTTCTGCTGTTGCCTCCAAAGAGGACTCGTGGACCCTATTTAAACCACCCCCAGTTTTTCCAGTGGACAATAGCAGTGCTAAAATAGTTCCTAAAATAAGTTATGCAAGCAAAGTTAAGGAAAACCTCAACAAAACTGTACAGAACTCTTCCGTGTCACCATCTTCATCTTCATCCTCTTCGTCATCTACTGGGGAAACTCAGACCCAATCTTCAAGTCGATTATCCCAGGTCCCTATGTCAGCGCTGAAATCTGTTACTTCGGCCAGCTTCTCTAATGGGCCAGTTTTAGCAGGGACTGATGCAAGTGTGTATTCTCCTGGGGGTCAGCCACTGCTAACTACTGCTGCTAATACTCTAACACCCATCTCTTCTGGGACTGATTCAGTTCTCCAAGACATGAGTCTGACTTCAGCAGCTGTTGAACAAATTAAGTCCAGCCTTTTTATCTACCCTTCAAATATGCAAACTGTGCTGTTGAGCACAGCACAAGTGGATCTACCCTCTCAGACAGATCAGCAAAACCTGGGGGATATCTTCCAGAATCAGTGGGGTTTATCATTTATCAATGAGCCCAGTGCTGGCCCTGAGACTGTTATTGGGAAATCATCAGATCATAAAGTGATGGAGGTGACATTTCAAGGGGAATATCCTGCCACTTTGGTTTCACAGGGTGCTGAAATAATCCCCTCAGGAACTGAGCATCCTGTGTTTCCCAAGGCTTATGAGCTGGAAAAACGGACTAGTCCTCAAGTTCTGGGTAGCATTCTAAAATCTGGGACTACTAGTGAGAGTGGAGCCTTATCCTTGGAACCCAGTCATATAGGTGACCTGCAAAAAGCAGACACCAGTAGTCAAGGTGCTTTAGTGTTTCTCTCAAAGGACTATGAGATAGAAAATCAAAATCCTCTGGCGTCTCCTACGAACACTTTGTTAGGCTCCGCCAAAGAACAGAAATACCAGAGAGGCCTAGAAAGGAATGATAGCTGGGGTTCTTTTGACCTGAGGGCTGCTATTGTATATCACACTAAAG aaatggaatCTGTTTGGAATTTGCAGAAGCAAG ATCCCAAAAGGATAATCACTTACAATGAAGCCATGGATAGTCCAGATCAATGA